Within the Halomonas sp. HL-93 genome, the region CATACTAAACTTAGCCTAGCACGAGCTACTTAAGCAGGCTGAGCTGTGTAAGCATTATTTTCAACGTTGCACCGATTTGTTTAGTAGGGCTAATAAACGACAAGCCCTCTCAGGTTTCAGTCAAGATCCCGCTTAAGCCAATGCGTGGGCGCTAGCCAGCGTCTGGGCCATACCTTTAAGCATCAGCCTAATGGAGCGGCTGGGGCCGACAATGGCTATTGGCCTATCGCCGTAAAAGCTGGCCGGCTCGCTAACGGCAAGCAACCGCTAGCGACTGCCTCTTTTGATCTTATACATATGGCTATCTGCATGGCTTAGCAGGGTTTCGGCGTCTTCTCCGTCGGCGGGATAACAGGCGACGCCGATGCTGCAGGTTGGCATTTGCACTTCACCGAACTCAGCACTTAGCGGCTGGTTGATGACAGTGAGTATCTGCTCCATCTTTTCTGTAGCAGCTTGCGCTGACTGAATCTCCGTTAATAGAACTGTGAATTCATCACCGCCTATCCGGGCTACGTTATCTGTCTCCCTTACACAGCCTTCCAACCGTCTGGCTATCGTGCAGAGGATCCGGTCGCCCATCGCATGTCCATGGATATCATTGATGCTCTTAAAGTCATTAATGTCCAAAAAAAGCAACGCCAGTCTGTTCTGATGTCGATGGGCTGCGCGCAAGCCTGAGTCTAGTCGATCATAGAATAGCGCTCGGTTAGCTAGTTTTGTCAGCGGGTCGTGAAGGGCGAGGTGACGCAATTCCTCCTCGGCCTGCATAAGGTCGGTAACGTTGCGCGCCACCCCGATCCGCACGCCCTCCTCCTCGTACCAGCGGGCAGACCACAGTATGTGGACGACTCCACCGTCTTTACGTATATAACGGTTGCGGAAATCAATGTGGGGCTTACCACTCATCACACGAGTAATGGAGTCCCGCGTAGCCGCTAAATCGTCAGGGTGCATGTAGTTGATGATTTGGGTGTCGATCAACTCGTGCGGAAGGTAACCGAGCAGTGACTCGCAGGCGTCACTCACAAAGATGATCTGGTTGTCTTTATCCACCACGAATACGGTGTCTAGCATCAAGTGAATCAGTTTTGGATAGAGCGCTTGCAGGTCAACGGCCATAGGTTGGGGTAATCCGGTTAGCATTCCTCGACTATAGAGCAATCGCGAAGAGGAAATACATGATTCTGTTCACTTTGGGTCGTTAACTGACTAGACCCAACTTTCAAAACGAGCCCATAAACCCTCGCAGGATATTCCTTTATCAATGCTCACGCGCTGACAACGTCGCCAGTGGCCTTCTGCACTCCATCTGCATAACGAAAGGCTAACTCCTCAACCACCTTAGCACCTGAGCATCGGCTCTGCCCTTTACTCTGCGATTTTTTCATGGGAAGCGTTGTTGCAAAATATCATGTTAATCATGAACTCCACAGCGCTTAAGGCCTTTGATAGCCAAGTCGCCGATATCACGCTTGGCGCTGGCCTTCAATCGACTGCGTAGTGTCATTGTGCCAAGATCATGATGAATCATTGACCCGCAGCAAGAGGAGCGCCAAACCACCATGCCTGAGGATTCCTTCTGGTTGGAGCTGTTGAGCAACCGTCTGGTGAGCTCGATTGCGCTCGTGGCGATTCTTATAACGCTGCGCATCCTTGCCGTGCGCGTCATCCGCGGGCGAGAAGAGATTTTGTCCGATTACCGTCGCGCCTGGCTGGCCAGGATCCGCAACGTTGCCGTCATCCTTACCTTACTCGGTCTGGCGTTGATCTGGCTGCCTTCCCTGCACGCCTTTGCGCTGTCCATCACCGCCTTCGCCGTGGCCTTGGTGATCGCAACCAAGGAGCTGATTCTGTGTTTGTCGGGCACCGTGCTGCGTATCGTCAACCAGCCGTTCGAGATTGGCGACTGGGTCGAAATCGGCGACCTGCGCGGCCAGGTGGTCGACGAAACCATGCTGGCGACGACCCTGCAGGAAATTGGTGGCGCGGTGGGACGTTTTGAATACTCCGGCAAGACCATCGTGGTGCCCAACAGCATTTTCCTGACCACGCCGATCCAGAATCAGAACTTCTTCAAGAAGTGGGTGTATCTTGAAGTCTGCGTCGTTTTAGAGCCCAACGTGGATATGCGATCCGAACTGCCGGCTCTTGAGGAGGAGGTGGCATCGCTTCATGCCCCGCATTCCGAATTGGCCCAACGCTACAGCGAGGTGATCAGAAAACGCAGCGGTATCGACATCGCCGACCCCCAACCCCGCGTGACCCTTGCCACCACGGACATCGGCAAGCAGCGCATTGGCGTCACGCTTTTCTGCCCCACGCCCAGCGCCTTTGAAATGGAACGCGCCATCAACGACGCCGTGCTGCGCCGTTATTGGCAGTTGCGCACAACAGCGAACGCCCCGGCACACGCGTGACCAGAAATTGCCTGCCTTCATTTGTTAGCAATGAACACGGTAAGCTTGGCAGCGACACCGCTGCTGAGCAACGATCTCAATGACAACATCCCACTGGATACTCGGCCCTGGCGCCATTGGCCGCCTGTTGGCCCATTCGCTCTCGCCCATGGCGGCGGTCACGCTGATTGGTCGTCGGGCGCTGGCTGAACAACAATGGCTCACCACGCCGGAAGGCGAACAAAAGTCGCAGCTTCTTAACACGTTTACGGTGGCCCAACTGGCTTCTGAAACGCATGCGCCACCTGCCTTTGTGCATATCACCACCAAAGCCATGGCGGCTGAAGCGGCGCTTGAAAGCATTTCAGAGGTCATCCCCTCGACTACCCCGCAGGTGCTATGGCAAAACGGTTTTTTGGCTCAGCCGCGGATTACCCAGGTATGGCCGGGTCCGGTGCTCTGTGCCACCACTTCTGAAGGCGCTTATTTAACCGGCGACGATGGCGTGGTGCATGCGGGGCGCGGGGCGACGTTTATTGGCGATTTGAATAACCAGCACGGTGCTCTGGCGGAAGCGCTGGCGCAGACGTTAACCCAGGCGGGGTTTGCCGCGACGGCAGTGGACGATATTCGAAGCCGCCTGTGGCAGAAGCTGGCGGTGAACGCGGCAATTAACCCACTTGTCGCGCTGCATGGGGTGCGCAACGGCGAGTTGCGTGAAGCAGCGTATGCAGGCCGGGTGAAAGCCATAGTGAAGGAAGTCGCGGCGATCATGCAGGCTGAAGGGATTCAGCCACCGAATGGTGGCCATGGCGAAGACGCATGGCGAGCGCTGGTCTTGCAAGTGGTGGAGAACACCGCCAATAACAAGGCCTCGATGTTGCAGGATGTGGAAGCCAGGCGCCCCACCGAGCGCGAGGCAATTTTGGGGCCGTTGATCGAAAGCGCGCAACACCACGGCCTGCCGTATGGCGTTCTTCAGGCGCTTGATGATGACATCGCCGCGCTGGAAGCGGGTTATTCAGAATCGGCTACCTGAACTAGTGAGCCTTCGGCTCACGCCACCGGAATCATTACCACCTTGCGGAAGCTGGGGCGTTCGGTGAGCGCTTGATACCAACGCTCCAAATGCGGGCGTGGCTGCCAGCTAAGGCCGCAGTTGAGCAAGTTATAGACCGACGGCGCAATCGCAATATCCCCCAGACCAAACGCTTCGCCAGAGAACCAGCGCTGGGTAGATAGCGCATCATCCATCATGCTAAACAACCCTTCACAGACCTTAAGGGACGCTTCAATGGCCGCATTGTCACGCTGTTCCGGTGGCGTTCTGACATAGCCCGCTAAAATAGCGCGATGCGTGGGCGAAAGCGCGCCAATCGACCAGTCCATCCATTTTTCTGCTTGGGCGCGTTGGGCGGGTTCCTCAATCCAGAACTTATCCTCGCCGTACTGGGCCGCTAGGTAACGGATGATGGTGTTGGATTCCCACAGCAGGCTGTCGGTGGCATCGTCACGAAATAACGGCACTAGCCCATTTGGGTTCATGGCTAGGTATTCCGGTGTGTTATTTACCCCGTGATGCAGCCCGGCCTGTATCTGCTCGTAGGGCAATGCCAGCTCATCCAGCACCCAGCGGACTTTCTTGACGTTGGTGGAAGTATCGCGCCCCCAGAGTGTGATCATGGCCGTTCCTTTAAGCGTTAGTCTCGTTGTCCTGATAAAACCGCATCAAGCTTGAAAAGTCGAGTTTGCCGTTACCGCCTGCTTTATGGAAGGTAAATAGCGAACGAGCGGCGGACCCCATGGGCACGGGCGAGGCGCTTAGCTGGCTGACATCCATGGCAAGCCCCAAATCTTTGATCATCAAATCGACCTGGAAACCGCCTTGATAGTCTTTCGACGCAGGCGCATTTTCCATTACCCCTGGGTAGGGGTTATACACATTCAGCGCCCAGTTGCCGCCGGAGCTTTGTTTCATAATTTCTGACAGCACCGCCGGGTCTAGGCCGTTCTTGACACCCATGTTGATGGCTTCACAGGTGCCCGCCATCAGTATCGACAGCAGCATGTTGTTGCACACCTTGGCGATTTGCCCGGCGCCGTGGTCGCCGGCGTGGAAGATGTTTTTGCCCATAGCGTCCAGTACCGGTTTGGCCTGTTCGAACTGGGCTTCACTGCCGCCGACGATAAACGTCAGTGTACCTGCCTGGGCGCCACCTACGCCGCCAGATACCGGCGCATCGACAAAGCCGATGCCCTTTTCCGCCCCGATGGCGGCTACGCTTCGGGCCGTATCGGCATCGATGGTGGAGCAGTCGATTACGATGGCGCTTGATTTAATAACGTCAAACAGCGGTGCGTCGCCTTCGGCGTAAAGGCCCATCACATGCTTGCCTGCAGGCAGCATGGAGATCACAACGTCGGCATCTGCCACGGCGTCCTGGGCGGAGTTTGCCACTTCGCAGCCCTGGGATTTTGCGGTGGCAAGCGCGCTGGCTGAAAGGTCAAAAGCACGTACCTTAAAGCCTCCCTTGACCAGGTTAGCGGCCATCGGGCCACCCATATTGCCTAGACCGATAAATGCGACAGTTTTCATGGCGATTGTCCTTGTTATAAGTAAGCTAAAGGTCAGTAAAAATTAGTGAAGATCGTCGAGCGGGTTATTCGCCCACGGCGGTGTTAGCAGTTCATCAATGAAAGATGCCTCCACCATGGCCACATCGGGGTAGGTCCAGTTCGGCTTGCCATCTTTATCCACCAGCAGGGCACGCACGCCTTCGGGGAATTCTCGGTGGCGACAACACTGCACCGAAAGTGCCAGCTCAGCCTGGAACACTTCGGCCAATGACATGTACTTAGCGCGCTTGAGCTGTTCGTCAATCAGCTTGATGGACACCGGGCTACCGTGGGCCAGTGTTTTTTGCGCTTTGCCAAACCACTTGTCGTCGCTTTTAACACCGGCTATGGCGGCAACAATTTGCTCGACGGTGTCGTGGTCCATCAGCTCGCGGATCAGCGGCGAGAATTTATACACCGGCGCTTCCAACTCTTCGAAAACAGGTCGTGAGGCGTGCTCAAGCTCGCGCAGAATACGATTAACCACCCCATGGGTATCGGTCTGCTCACCTTCGCCCCAAGCGGCGTCGGTTAACTTTTGCGCCAGCGCATCGCGCTGGTGGCTGGCAATGGCTCGGTCAGCAAGGCCCAGATGAACAGCATCCGGTGCGTTGATTTGGCTGCCGGTCATGGCAAGAAACCGGCCGGTGCCGTTGGGCAAACGGTTCAGAAACCAGCTGGCGCCCACATCCGGGTAAAGCCCAATGGTGACCTCGGGCATCGCCAGGCGCGAGGTTTCGGTCACCACCCGGTGGCTGCTTGCGCTAAGCAGGCCCATGCCGCCGCCCATGACAATACCGTTACCCCAGCAAATCACCGGCTTTGGGTAGGTGTGCAGGGCGTAATCCAAACGGTACTCGTGGTTAAAAAAACGCTCCGGAAAGTCGGGGTCGCCCTCACCTTTTATGGCTTTATATAGGTTGACCACATCGCCACCGGCGCAAAAGGCTTTTTCCCCTACGCTATCGAGCAGCACGGCAACCACGCGCTCATCGTCCTGCCAGTCAGCTAAGCGGGGCAGCATTTCGTCGATCATTTCCAGGGTCAGGGCATTCAGCGAACGCTCAGCATTGAGGGTTATTTCTGCAATGACGTGACCGTCCTGGGTGGGGTGTTCGGTAAACAGTACGCTACTCATCTAACCATCCTTATTTCGGGCAATCACCATAACGATAAGATCCACACGGCAGCGCTACAGCTCGGCAGCCCCCTCCGCCAGCACTCGGCGTGAAATGATCAGGCGCATGATCTCATTGGTGCCTTCAAGAATACGATGCACGCGGGTATCGCGTACAAAGCGTTCCATCGGGTATTCCTTGATATAGCCGTTACCGCCATATAACTGTAGCGCTTCGTCGCACACCTTAAAGCCTACATCGGTGGCGAAACGCTTGGCCATGGCGCAATAGGTGATCGCATCGGCATCGCCCGCATCCAGCTTAGTGGCCGCTAAGCGCACTAGCTGACGCGCAGCGACCAGCTCGGTGACCATATCGGCCAGGCGGAACTGGAGCGCCTGAAAGTCCGCCAGGCGCTTGCCAAACTGCTTGCGCTCCAACATATAGGCCCGCGCCTCGTTGATGGCCTGCTGAGCCGTACCAATCGAGCAGGTGGCAATGTTGATTCGTCCACCGTCCAGGCCTTTCATAGCGATTTTAAAACCATCGCCTTCCTTACCCAGCAGTTGGCTCGCTGGCACGCGTACGTCTTCGAAGGTGATCATGCGGGTTGGTTGGCTATTCCAGCCCATTTTGGCTTCTTTGCGCCCGTAACTTATGCCGTCAGCATTGGCCTCCACCACAAAGGCGGAAACGCCACCTGCACCCTCTCCCCCGGTGCGCGCCATTACGATCAACACATCGGTGCTGCCCGCGCCGGAAATGAACATTTTGCTGCCGGTCAGCAGGTAGTCATTTCCATCGCGCTTGGCGGTGGTTTTTAACGAAGCCGCGTCGGAGCCAGAGTTGGGCTCGGTGAGGCAGTAAGAGCCAAGCAGCTCGCCGCTGGCGAGCTTTTCACCCCACTGCCCAA harbors:
- a CDS encoding acyl-CoA dehydrogenase family protein, whose protein sequence is MNFELSEDQVAFADMARAFAQNELAPHAAEWDQEAIFPVDVIRKAGELGFCSLYAPESVGGLGLSRLDASIIFEQLSMGCTSTTAYLTIHNMVTWMLADFGTPDAVGQWGEKLASGELLGSYCLTEPNSGSDAASLKTTAKRDGNDYLLTGSKMFISGAGSTDVLIVMARTGGEGAGGVSAFVVEANADGISYGRKEAKMGWNSQPTRMITFEDVRVPASQLLGKEGDGFKIAMKGLDGGRINIATCSIGTAQQAINEARAYMLERKQFGKRLADFQALQFRLADMVTELVAARQLVRLAATKLDAGDADAITYCAMAKRFATDVGFKVCDEALQLYGGNGYIKEYPMERFVRDTRVHRILEGTNEIMRLIISRRVLAEGAAEL
- a CDS encoding GGDEF domain-containing protein, giving the protein MAVDLQALYPKLIHLMLDTVFVVDKDNQIIFVSDACESLLGYLPHELIDTQIINYMHPDDLAATRDSITRVMSGKPHIDFRNRYIRKDGGVVHILWSARWYEEEGVRIGVARNVTDLMQAEEELRHLALHDPLTKLANRALFYDRLDSGLRAAHRHQNRLALLFLDINDFKSINDIHGHAMGDRILCTIARRLEGCVRETDNVARIGGDEFTVLLTEIQSAQAATEKMEQILTVINQPLSAEFGEVQMPTCSIGVACYPADGEDAETLLSHADSHMYKIKRGSR
- a CDS encoding glutathione S-transferase family protein, which encodes MITLWGRDTSTNVKKVRWVLDELALPYEQIQAGLHHGVNNTPEYLAMNPNGLVPLFRDDATDSLLWESNTIIRYLAAQYGEDKFWIEEPAQRAQAEKWMDWSIGALSPTHRAILAGYVRTPPEQRDNAAIEASLKVCEGLFSMMDDALSTQRWFSGEAFGLGDIAIAPSVYNLLNCGLSWQPRPHLERWYQALTERPSFRKVVMIPVA
- a CDS encoding mechanosensitive ion channel family protein; protein product: MPEDSFWLELLSNRLVSSIALVAILITLRILAVRVIRGREEILSDYRRAWLARIRNVAVILTLLGLALIWLPSLHAFALSITAFAVALVIATKELILCLSGTVLRIVNQPFEIGDWVEIGDLRGQVVDETMLATTLQEIGGAVGRFEYSGKTIVVPNSIFLTTPIQNQNFFKKWVYLEVCVVLEPNVDMRSELPALEEEVASLHAPHSELAQRYSEVIRKRSGIDIADPQPRVTLATTDIGKQRIGVTLFCPTPSAFEMERAINDAVLRRYWQLRTTANAPAHA
- the mmsB gene encoding 3-hydroxyisobutyrate dehydrogenase translates to MKTVAFIGLGNMGGPMAANLVKGGFKVRAFDLSASALATAKSQGCEVANSAQDAVADADVVISMLPAGKHVMGLYAEGDAPLFDVIKSSAIVIDCSTIDADTARSVAAIGAEKGIGFVDAPVSGGVGGAQAGTLTFIVGGSEAQFEQAKPVLDAMGKNIFHAGDHGAGQIAKVCNNMLLSILMAGTCEAINMGVKNGLDPAVLSEIMKQSSGGNWALNVYNPYPGVMENAPASKDYQGGFQVDLMIKDLGLAMDVSQLSASPVPMGSAARSLFTFHKAGGNGKLDFSSLMRFYQDNETNA
- a CDS encoding enoyl-CoA hydratase/isomerase family protein, with the protein product MSSVLFTEHPTQDGHVIAEITLNAERSLNALTLEMIDEMLPRLADWQDDERVVAVLLDSVGEKAFCAGGDVVNLYKAIKGEGDPDFPERFFNHEYRLDYALHTYPKPVICWGNGIVMGGGMGLLSASSHRVVTETSRLAMPEVTIGLYPDVGASWFLNRLPNGTGRFLAMTGSQINAPDAVHLGLADRAIASHQRDALAQKLTDAAWGEGEQTDTHGVVNRILRELEHASRPVFEELEAPVYKFSPLIRELMDHDTVEQIVAAIAGVKSDDKWFGKAQKTLAHGSPVSIKLIDEQLKRAKYMSLAEVFQAELALSVQCCRHREFPEGVRALLVDKDGKPNWTYPDVAMVEASFIDELLTPPWANNPLDDLH
- a CDS encoding ketopantoate reductase family protein, whose translation is MTTSHWILGPGAIGRLLAHSLSPMAAVTLIGRRALAEQQWLTTPEGEQKSQLLNTFTVAQLASETHAPPAFVHITTKAMAAEAALESISEVIPSTTPQVLWQNGFLAQPRITQVWPGPVLCATTSEGAYLTGDDGVVHAGRGATFIGDLNNQHGALAEALAQTLTQAGFAATAVDDIRSRLWQKLAVNAAINPLVALHGVRNGELREAAYAGRVKAIVKEVAAIMQAEGIQPPNGGHGEDAWRALVLQVVENTANNKASMLQDVEARRPTEREAILGPLIESAQHHGLPYGVLQALDDDIAALEAGYSESAT